In Hemicordylus capensis ecotype Gifberg chromosome 3, rHemCap1.1.pri, whole genome shotgun sequence, one DNA window encodes the following:
- the LOC128348808 gene encoding G-protein coupled receptor 35-like isoform X2, with amino-acid sequence MNTKSQLSIIKVRNTEMNCTSACNSNSSLVLIQMVVYIPVFITGSILNILALWVFCCKLSKWTATRVYMTNLAIADFLFLITLPFKIMFRVQNWKTPVCLFLESAYFINRYMSIFLITITAVDRHMAIKYPLKAKHVRSPLKSAVACGVLWVIMISIVCVTKYSEVRMQPIVCFRKCSIEPSKPAFASVIWGFVIPLTILSFCSIQSTKKLMRKKETHPNEKKLIQKAINIIFANMAVFIICFLPLHVAHFVRFIADSMKASCIAIHNIAHFLQVAGIIANTNCCFDAICYYLVNKEFQEASEIKYWTRTLNSEII; translated from the coding sequence CATCATCAAAGTAAGGAACACAGAAATGAACTGCACTTCTGCATGCAACTCCAATTCTAGTCTAGTTCTCATTCAAATGGTTGTTTACATCCCAGTTTTCATTACTGGAAGCATTCTAAATATCTTGGCCTTGTGGGTATTCTGctgcaaactgagcaaatggACTGCAACTAGAGTATACATGACCAATTTAGCCATTGCAGACTTCTTATTCCTCATAACTTTGCCTTTCAAGATAATGTTTAGGGTGCAAAATTGGAAAACACCTGTGTGTTTATTCTTGGAATCTGCATACTTTATAAACCGATACATGAGCATCTTCCTTATTACCATCACAGCAGTGGATCGACACATGGCCATCAAGTATCCCCTCAAAGCAAAGCACGTGAGGTCCCCTCTGAAGTCAGCTGTTGCCTGTGGAGTCCTCTGGGTCATAATGATAAGTATTGTATGTGTAACTAAATACTCTGAAGTACGGATGCAGCCAATAGTTTGCTTTAGAAAGTGTTCCATTGAGCCATCAAAGCCTGCCTTTGCATCAGTCATTTGGGGGTTTGTTATACCCTTAACAATCTTGAGCTTCTGTTCTATTCAAAGCACAAAGAAACTCATGAGGAAGAAAGAGACACACCCAAATGAAAAGAAGCTCATCCAGAAAGCAATCAACATCATTTTTGCAAATATGGCCGTGTTCATCATTTGCTTTTTGCCTCTCCATGTTGCACACTTTGTTCGGTTTATAGCTGATTCCATGAAAGCCAGCTGCATTGCAATACATAATATTGCCCACTTTCTACAAGTTGCGGGAATTATTGCCAACACCAATTGCTGCTTTGATGCTATTTGCTATTACCTTGTAAACAAGGAATTTCAGGAAGCTTCTGAGATCAAATATTGGACCAGGACTCTGAACTCTGAAATCATCTAG
- the LOC128348808 gene encoding G-protein coupled receptor 35-like isoform X3: MNCTSACNSNSSLVLIQMVVYIPVFITGSILNILALWVFCCKLSKWTATRVYMTNLAIADFLFLITLPFKIMFRVQNWKTPVCLFLESAYFINRYMSIFLITITAVDRHMAIKYPLKAKHVRSPLKSAVACGVLWVIMISIVCVTKYSEVRMQPIVCFRKCSIEPSKPAFASVIWGFVIPLTILSFCSIQSTKKLMRKKETHPNEKKLIQKAINIIFANMAVFIICFLPLHVAHFVRFIADSMKASCIAIHNIAHFLQVAGIIANTNCCFDAICYYLVNKEFQEASEIKYWTRTLNSEII; this comes from the coding sequence ATGAACTGCACTTCTGCATGCAACTCCAATTCTAGTCTAGTTCTCATTCAAATGGTTGTTTACATCCCAGTTTTCATTACTGGAAGCATTCTAAATATCTTGGCCTTGTGGGTATTCTGctgcaaactgagcaaatggACTGCAACTAGAGTATACATGACCAATTTAGCCATTGCAGACTTCTTATTCCTCATAACTTTGCCTTTCAAGATAATGTTTAGGGTGCAAAATTGGAAAACACCTGTGTGTTTATTCTTGGAATCTGCATACTTTATAAACCGATACATGAGCATCTTCCTTATTACCATCACAGCAGTGGATCGACACATGGCCATCAAGTATCCCCTCAAAGCAAAGCACGTGAGGTCCCCTCTGAAGTCAGCTGTTGCCTGTGGAGTCCTCTGGGTCATAATGATAAGTATTGTATGTGTAACTAAATACTCTGAAGTACGGATGCAGCCAATAGTTTGCTTTAGAAAGTGTTCCATTGAGCCATCAAAGCCTGCCTTTGCATCAGTCATTTGGGGGTTTGTTATACCCTTAACAATCTTGAGCTTCTGTTCTATTCAAAGCACAAAGAAACTCATGAGGAAGAAAGAGACACACCCAAATGAAAAGAAGCTCATCCAGAAAGCAATCAACATCATTTTTGCAAATATGGCCGTGTTCATCATTTGCTTTTTGCCTCTCCATGTTGCACACTTTGTTCGGTTTATAGCTGATTCCATGAAAGCCAGCTGCATTGCAATACATAATATTGCCCACTTTCTACAAGTTGCGGGAATTATTGCCAACACCAATTGCTGCTTTGATGCTATTTGCTATTACCTTGTAAACAAGGAATTTCAGGAAGCTTCTGAGATCAAATATTGGACCAGGACTCTGAACTCTGAAATCATCTAG
- the LOC128348808 gene encoding G-protein coupled receptor 35-like isoform X1: MNTKSQLSIMVNCSENIKRDDSIIIFEFILYSPVIFFGGLFNTLALWVFFFRLGKWTESRVYMICLAVADYTVVFTLPFIMYFHYHHRAGDAFCLVIVTIYCFNMPMSIFIITIIALDRYIAIKHPLKAKVLRSPRKAAIVCVFLWLCCFLIAIRYAVTYSEKEKEEHCFFQTTVIKLQDVLIRNLILFFIPLLILTFCSTQVIRCLKRKDNPGSQEEKITQKAIRVVSVNMGTFIICFAPYNLTLLAGYAVQTAGAECWLHHAIGKAIHISSCIVNLNCCLDAVCYYLVAKEFQQAASLSTSFPLMQARSTLMQDSQL, encoded by the coding sequence CATCATGGTGAACTGCAGTGAAAATATCAAGAGGGATGACAGCAtaatcatttttgaattcatTCTTTACAGCCCAGTCATATTTTTTGGAGGCCTGTTCAACACACTTGCCTTGTGGGTGTTCTTCTTCAGACTGGGCAAATGGACTGAGTCCAGAGTTTACATGATCTGCTTAGCCGTGGCAGACTACACTGTGGTCTTTACCTTACCATTCATAATGTACTTTCATTATCACCACCGGGCTGGAGATGCCTTTTGTTTAGTTATAGTTACAATCTATTGCTTCAACATGCCAATGAGCATCTTTATTATCACCATCATAGCCCTGGACCGGTACATTGCAATCAAGCATCCTCTGAAAGCCAAAGTGCTAAGGTCTCCACGGAAGGCAGCCATTGTCTGTGTGTTTCTTTGGCTCTGCTGTTTCCTTATTGCAATCAGATATGCAGTTACCtattcagaaaaagaaaaagaagagcattGCTTTTTCCAAACTACTGTTATAAAATTGCAGGATGTCCTGATCCGaaatctcattctttttttcatACCCCTGTTAATTTTGACATTCTGCTCCACACAAGTAATCAGATGCCTCAAAAGGAAAGACAATCCTGGTTCACAGGAAGAAAAAATCACCCAGAAAGCAATCCGTGTCGTCTCAGTCAACATGGGCACATTCATCATATGCTTTGCACCTTACAACCTCACCCTGCTGGCTGGATACGCAGTGCAAACAGCTGGAGCTGAATGCTGGCTGCACCATGCCATCGGCAAGGCCATACATATATCTTCATGCATAGTTAATCTAAATTGCTGCTTGGATGCTGTTTGCTATTACTTGGTTGCCAAGGAATTCCAGCAAGCTGCATCTCTCTCGACTTCCTTTCCGTTGATGCAAGCTAGGTCCACCTTAATGCAAGATTCACAGCTTTAA